Genomic segment of Brucella anthropi ATCC 49188:
CTTATTTTGCTGAAAATATACTCTATAATCGACAAAAATTCCACATGAAGCGCTGAGCTGCCGCACCCTGGGGAGCTTCAAGATGATCTGACCACATCATTCCTATTGGATTGGGCATCGACGAGCCTTTACGAACTTTCGTCCCATTGACTCGACAACGGAACCGCGCACTCGTCGGGCCGGATTGAAAATTCAAGACATCCTGGAAAAGCCATGCCGAGAAGATATCTCTGATACATCGGCCCAGCATCTGTGAGCTAAGCGAGCCAACTGACGATGTTTCCTCGGAACTGAATGATCAGCCTGGCAGGACGGTGACCACCTCTAGCGAGAAACGAAAAGAGATCATTCTCCGGGAACGGAACACGTCCGGTAAGCCCACGGAGCCCAGTAATTCCTCGAAAGACAAACCGCGATCATGAATACACGCTCATGCAAACTCATGCTTTCTAGAATTCAAATAGACGCTCGAATAAGCATCCAATTTTGCCAGCAATCTGATCTCAGAAAATAAGGAAATTATATACAAAAAAAAGAATACCGCCATGGAATAGTTAATTTTTTGAGATAGCAATCAATAGCGATATATAAATCTAATAAAATAAGATACGATAATCATATTATTATGACTAATTCTATACTATAATATTTATTATAAATACATAATTATACTAATTATACATTTAAAAATGAGGACTATTAAATGAAGAGCAATTTATTTATTTATTGCATCCCTTTCTTTTTATTTGGCTGCTCGACGCCGAGTTCAAAAGTGCTTCCCCCATATAAATTAAGTAATGGTGACACATATCAAGATGTCGTTACCGTTGGGTCTGACGGAAAAGGGCTCTCCCCTACTGTAACCGGCGTTAAAACTTTTCATATTCGCCCAAACAAGAAGAGCGAATTGGTATCCCACGCGGTTGGATCCGAAAGTAGCATCGCCAATGCTTTGATTAGTTCATCCAGCAGCACGCTATCCAGCACTCTGCCAATATTGCTGTTGAATAACAGAAATAGATCCAAAAAAGATTATAACAATATCGTAAATAGCTACAATTCTGGCAGTGGAAATAGCGGAGACTATAGCGGAAATGGAAATAACAACTAAAGTTTACCAAAATTTGGAGGTTTTATTGATCGCTTAGACTAGGTCTATAATATTATTTCCCAGACCAGCGCGAGCCAGGCGGCCTTCCAGAAGACTGCCCTGGCTCGCGATAATTTGAGCGATATAGAAGGTCTCTATTTTGAACATCTCGGCGACGATGCCGACCAAGGCCTTGGCCTTTCAAAGTGCAGAATGTGCTTGATGTTCACCAAGTGCCACTACGAGAAATCTCTTAACAGGAATACGCGGCTCCAGAACTGGAGTGCCATCGGCTGGTCAATCGAGCGCTATCGCGCTGGAGGTGTAAACAAGGCTCTGGTGGAGTATTATCGTAAAGTCGTCGGTGACAGCGAGTACGCCGATGAAGACCCTGCGGCACAAGTATGTCGAAAGACAAAGCGCTGAACAACTTTCGCCCCAGAGCCCCCATAATACCTATTATAAGCGCCTACCATATCTCAGGTAGGCGCTTCATTTATTTTACCAACGGCCGCCGTTGTTGGTGTTGCCGTTGCCGCTATTGTCACCGGAGTTACCGGAGCCGCTGTTGCCATTACCAGTATTGTTGCCACCATTGCCCTGGAACAGGGTCGTCGCTGCCGGGGACTTTTGAGCAACGCCCGATTCTACTGGCGACTTCATGGTCCCGGCATGGGCTGCAAAAGGAGCAAGAGCAATAAAAAGCGTAATAAAAGTTTTCTTAATCATAATAATATTTCTCCATATTTACTAAGCAAAGCTAATTATCTTTGCATTATTATTTGACATCAAATACGAAAACCTTTCAACGCCAATATATAAGTAACTCTTTGTGTTAATTATATAATAATTTAAGAATGTATAATTTACCACCTTTCCAAGGGCGATTAGAGGAAGCCGTATCGAGCATTTGAAGACGGTAACCGACCGCGACGTTTGCTGGTTCGCAGTTGGCCGATTGTCAGATGACGCCAGGTCCTTAACGACACAGACATCCGACGCGCGTTTCAAGCATCAAAGCTTCCTGTTGTTTTTTGTGTCCGGGGTGACGTCATCAAGAAAGTTCACCGTGGGAACGAAGAACAGAGAGCCCGTTACCGCACGACTAAAATCGAGAACATGGTCATAGGTTCCCGGCGGGTTGCCGATGAACATATTCTCCAACATTTTTTCAATACGTGACGGCGAACGGGCAAAGCCGATAAAATAAGTTCCGAACTCGCCTTTTCCAATCTCGCCAAAGGGCATGTTGTCACGCACGATCTGCAACTGCTCTCCATTCTCTTCAATGTTTGTCAGTACATTGTGTGCGTAGGGTTTCTTTTGCTCATCGCGTTGCTCAATATCGGAAAGCTTGTGCCGACCTATTATATTCTCCTGTTCCTCAACGGGGACTTTGTTCCAGCTATCGAGGTCATGAAGATACTTCTGGACGATTACGTAGCTACAGCCGGAAAATTCCGGGTCTTCATTGCCGATGAGAGTTGCCGACAAGGCTGCCTGATCAACCGGGTTTTCCGTGCCGTCGACAAACCCCAGAAGATCGCGATCATCAAAAAACTTGAAACCGTGCACC
This window contains:
- a CDS encoding Dyp-type peroxidase, which encodes MATDGISSLPVSQSVVGKLTRAAIFLVVTINEGADAERTVRGLCADLSSLVRGVGFRRLNGQLSCITGFGSEAWDRLFGSPKPKELHAFREIRGVHTAVSTPGDILFHIRADSMDQCFELASHIMSRLSGNVAVVDEVHGFKFFDDRDLLGFVDGTENPVDQAALSATLIGNEDPEFSGCSYVIVQKYLHDLDSWNKVPVEEQENIIGRHKLSDIEQRDEQKKPYAHNVLTNIEENGEQLQIVRDNMPFGEIGKGEFGTYFIGFARSPSRIEKMLENMFIGNPPGTYDHVLDFSRAVTGSLFFVPTVNFLDDVTPDTKNNRKL